One genomic segment of Carassius auratus strain Wakin chromosome 29, ASM336829v1, whole genome shotgun sequence includes these proteins:
- the LOC113048077 gene encoding shaker-related potassium channel tsha2-like encodes MTVVPGENLEETVALAALSQDVYDPERADQECCERVVINISGLRFETQLKTLAQFPATLLGDPRKRMRFFDPLRNEYFFDRNRPSFDAILYYYQSGGRLRRPVNVPVDIFMEEIKFYELGEEVIENFREDEGFIKEEERPLPENEFQRQVWLLFEYPESSGPARGIAIVSVLVILISIVIFCLETLPEFREDGKMNEESLALNGTASLKKPNPFTDPFFIVETLCIIWFSFELLVRFLACPSKPAFFKNIMNTIDIVAIIPYFITLGLELAEHQGNGQQAMSLAILRVIRLVRVFRIFKLSRHSKGLQILGKTLQASMRELGLLIFFLFIGVILFSSAVYFAETDDPESGFSSIPDAFWWAVVSMTTVGYGDMCPVTIGGKIVGSLCAIAGVLTIALPVPVIVSNFNYFYHRETEHEEQMEYTHVTCGQQQPSFGEFNTSDSKPSLAKSDYLDSEDGDSVKYTNCSPHKAHTGRLTDV; translated from the coding sequence ATGACTGTGGTGCCCGGGGAGAACCTCGAAGAGACTGTGGCATTGGCAGCCCTGTCCCAAGATGTTTACGACCCTGAACGGGCAGACCAGGAGTGCTGCGAGCGGGTGGTTATCAACATCTCCGGCTTGCGCTTCGAAACCCAACTAAAAACACTGGCGCAGTTCCCCGCCACCCTACTCGGTGACCCCAGGAAAAGAATGCGCTTCTTCGACCCTCTGAGGAACGAGTACTTCTTCGACAGGAACCGACCGAGCTTTGATGCCATCCTTTACTACTATCAGTCTGGGGGCAGGCTGAGGAGACCCGTCAATGTTCCCGTGGACATCTTCATGGAGGAGATCAAATTCTACGAGTTAGGAGAAGAAGTCATTGAGAATTTTAGGGAGGACGAGGGGTTCATCAAGGAGGAAGAGCGACCTTTGCCCGAAAACGAGTTTCAGAGACAGGTCTGGCTGCTGTTCGAGTACCCCGAGAGCTCTGGACCCGCGAGGGGCATCGCAATCGTCTCGGTGCTCGTCATCTTGATATCAATTGTCATCTTTTGCTTGGAGACTTTACCTGAGTTTAGGGAGGATGGGAAAATGAACGAGGAGAGCCTCGCACTCAATGGAACGGCCAGTTTAAAGAAGCCCAATCCATTCACAGACCCCTTCTTTATTGTGGAGACCCTGTGTATAATCTGGTTCTCTTTTGAATTGCTCGTGAGGTTCCTCGCGTGCCCAAGCAAGCCCGCCTTCTTCAAGAATATCATGAACACGATTGACATCGTGGCTATTATCCCCTACTTCATCACCTTGGGTCTGGAGTTGGCCGAGCATCAGGGTAACGGCCAGCAGGCCATGTCTCTGGCCATCCTGAGGGTCATTCGCTTGGTGCGGGTGTTCCGCATATTCAAGCTTTCCAGACACTCAAAAGGGCTTCAGATCTTGGGCAAGACCCTGCAAGCGAGCATGCGAGAGCTGGGTCTCCTCATATTCTTCCTTTTCATTGGAGTTATACTGTTCTCCAGCGCCGTGTATTTCGCCGAGACGGACGACCCCGAATCGGGGTTCAGCAGCATCCCCGATGCCTTCTGGTGGGCAGTGGTTTCCATGACCACTGTGGGCTACGGGGACATGTGCCCAGTCACCATCGGTGGCAAAATAGTGGGCTCTTTATGTGCCATCGCCGGTGTGCTCACCATTGCGCTTCCAGTGCCCGTCATCGTGTCCAATTTCAATTACTTCTACCACAGGGAGACCGAGCACGAGGAGCAGATGGAGTACACGCACGTGACGTGTGGCCAGCAGCAGCCCTCGTTCGGTGAATTTAATACGAGTGACAGCAAACCGTCCCTTGCTAAATCAGACTATTTGGATTCGGAGGATGGAGATTCGGTCAAGTACACCAACTGCAGCCCCCATAAAGCACACACGGGGAGGCTTACTGATGTATGA